Genomic DNA from Rana temporaria chromosome 1, aRanTem1.1, whole genome shotgun sequence:
aaTTATGAATGGTTATATTGATGTATGGGGCAATTTTCCTTCAttgtgaaaatatatttttttaacatattagtagtagtagtttttTCAATGTATTGATGtggaaaataaatgataatttaatatgttttataGTAAACATTAGTATTTTATTGTAatatatttcttaaaaaaaaaattgtattattaaTAGTTATTTATCAGTATTgtagataattattttttttatgttttatttgtattattgtcGTTTATTATTTATGATGTTTAATTATCTTTCATAGTCTTTTATTGTACTGTAATTATCCTtcataagaaaaatatattttatattgataATAATGATTATTTTTAATGTATCGGcactatatataattatattatcgTGTTGGTTAttaattttccacaataaagtataTTATTCTGTGTTTATTCCTCCTCAGGCCTCCATAGCACTGATTACAATCGCTGAACTTTGATTCCCTGTCAGGTGATTTGGCGGTATTTCCAGCGCTGAGGAAAGGCTGCCTCGCTGGCAAACAAACGCTGCTATGGCAACGGAGTCATCCAATCGCCGCCAGTGTGACAGGCCCCCGCCCGCAGCTAAGGGCACGCCAGACTGTTTTCCCCTCCCGCGTTTCCCTCATCAAACATGGCGCCGCCCGCTTCTCCCCACGCCACGTCTCTATAGTACAGCGAACTCCTCTCTATGGTCGGGCGCAGGCCGGAAGTTCCGTTAGCCGCGCCTGTCTATGGTCCTGGAGGAGTTCACTCTCTATGGTGGTGTAACTGGACGGGGGAGGCCGGGTGAAAGTGGAAGAGGGGGGGATGTAGGGGGCCCCAGGACGTGACACAGAAGACAAGACGTTTGTATGGGCTGGAGGGTTCGCAGGAAGTAGTGTGGGAGGACTGGGCAGCTGTATAATGCCAGCTGGGTTGGAGCAGTGTATGGTCATTGGGGGGCCCAACAGGAAGTAGAGAGGGGCTTGTATTGTACATTATAGGGGATTGTTTGACCTGCAGGGCCCAGTGTGAGGATATTGGGGGCCCAACAGTGAGGTGGACTTGTATTAGACTGTCTGGACTGTGCAGGGGCCCAGGTGTGAGGACATTGGGGGGGCCAACAAGGAGTAGTGAGGAGGTGGACTTGTATTAGACTGTCTGGACTGTGCAGGGGGCCCATTGTGAGGACATTGGGGGGCCAACAAGGAGCAGTGTGGAGGTGGACTTGTAATAGACTGTCTGGACTGAGCAGGGGCCCATTGTAAGGACATTGGGGGCCAACAAGGAGCAGTGTGGAGGTGGACTTGTATTAGACTGTCTGGACTGAGCAGGGGCCCATTGTAAGGACATTGGGGGGCCAACAAGGAGCAGTGTGGAGGTGGACTTGTATTAGACTGTCTGGACTGAGCAGGGGCCCATTGTAAGGACATTGGGGGCCAACAAGGAGCAGTGAGGAGGTGGACTTGTATTAGACTGTCTAGGGGTCCATTGTaaggacattgggggggggggggcttgcaggaGGACTGTCTGACCTGCAGGGGCCACGTTTTGAGAACATTAGGGGTCCATCAGTGAGGAGGGGTGCTTTTGGTTTGTTTATTGGGGGGTTCTCTGACCGCCAGGTGACGTCTATTAAGATATCGGGGTGACTTGCATTACTGGGAGCTTACTTCAAATATCTGGGGGACTTCCAGGAAACGTCAGGCTTGCTTAACATAGGATTTGCATTAAACTAGCTGGAAGATTTGCTTGCATTCCTGCAGACGCAACCTACATTAGGACCGTCTTCCATTAAGACGTCACTGGGAGTTTGCTGCAAATATCCGGGCAGCCTGCCAGAGGCGAGCTTTATATAAGACTTGCATTAAACTAGCTGGAAGATCCGGGTGCCTTCCATTACTGGAGCTCAGTTCAAATATCTGGGGGATTTCCAGGAAACGTCAGGCTTCCTTTACATTAAATTAGCTGGAAGATTTGCTTGCATTCCTGCAGACGGGACCTGCATTAAGACAGTCTTGCATTAGAACATTACTGTGAGTTTGCTTCAAATATCTGGGCAACGTAGCTTTTATACAAGACTTGCATTAAACTAGCTGGAAGATCGGGGTGCCTTGCATTACTGGGGGCTCACTTCCAATATCTGGGGGATTTCCAGGAAACAGGTTTCCTTTACATTAAACTAGCTGGAAGATCCGGGTGCCTTCCATTGCTGGGAGCTCACTTCAAATATCTGGGGGACTTCCAGGAAACGTCAGGCTTGCTTTACATAGGACTTGCATTAAACTAGCTTTAAGATCGGGAGACTTCCATCACTGGGAACTTGCTTCAGATATCTTGAGTGAATTCCAGGAAACGTCAGGCTTGCTTTACATTAAACTAGCTGGAAGATCCGGGTGCCTTCCATTACTGGGGGCTCACTTCAAATATCTGGGGGATTTCCAGGAACGTCAGGCTTCCTTTACATTAAACTAGCTGGAAGATCCAGGTGCCTTCCATTACTGGGAGCTCACTTCAAATATCTGGGGGACATCCAGGAAACATCAGGCTTGCTTTACATTAAACTAGCTGGAAGATTTGCTTGCATTCCTTTAGACAGGACCTGCATTAAGACAGTCAAGGACATTACTGTGAGTTTGCTGCAAATATCTAGGCAAAGTAGCTTTTATTACAAGACTTGCATTAAACTAGCTGGAAGATCGGGTGCCCTTGCATTACTGGGAGCTCACTTCTGATATCTGGGGGACTTCCAGGAAACCTGAAGCTGCCTGTATTACAGAACTTGTAATAAACTAACAGGGAGGATTTGCTTGCCTTCTAGGCAGACGGGACCTGCAGGGACAGGGGGACTTCTATTAAAGATTGACTTTCATTAGGACATCACTGGGAGCTTGCTGCAAATATCTGGGGGACTGGCGAGCTTTACATAAGACTTGCAATAAATTAGATCGGGGTGACTCTTATTACTGGGAGCTTCAAATTCTTTGGGGGACTTCCAGGAAGCTTCAGGCTTGCTTTACGGAGGATTGGCATTTAACTAGCTGGAAGATTTGCTTGACTTCCATTAAACGTGAAGCTTGCCTCCTATAGAACTTGCATTCAACTAGCTGGAAGATTTGCTTGCCTTCCATTAAACGTGAAGCTTGCCTTCTATAGAACTTGCATTCAACTAGCTGGACGATCTGCTTACATTTTTAGCAGACGGGACCTGCAGAATTGAGGGGGGCTTCCATTAAGATTGGACTTGCATTGGGACATTACTGGGaactgagcttttttttttaagaagacttgcattaaaattattttggaaGATTTTCTGACTTCAGTAAAGAATAATAGTAGAGAGGAGACTTCCATTAAGATATTGGGGGACAGTACAAGGACTTGTGTGAGGATATCACTGGGAGATTGTATTTAGATCTGAGGGAGGGTttgcagggactggtgtgaattttttttcaggctAGCCATATAGAAGACTTGCATTACACTAcgtggaagatttttttttaacattagtgaCGATTTATACCAGGTAGAGGACTTAATTTCTATATCTGGGGGACTTCCATTAGAACATAACTGGGAGCATATCTAATATTTATAATTTAACATATCTGGGGACCTGCACAAGATTTTCAGGCTAGCTTTATATAAGACTTCCAGTGCACTAACTGGAAGATTTTCTGACGTTTAGACCAGAGTGGGGACCtataacagtggtcatcaaccctgtcctgcagggcacactaacaggccaggtttgcaagataactgaaatacatcacaggtgatatcatttgctcctcagtgattgcagtattctagactgcatctccccaaggtaatacataaaacctggcctgttagtgggccctgcaggacaggggtgATGACCACTGACCTATAAGACCGGGGCTTCCAGTAGGATGTCTGAGTTTCCTGTGCAAGGCTGACCTTCAGATATCTTGGTGATTTTGCAGAAACTGGAAGTCTACGTTTAAAGAGCGCTCTTGGGAAGTTTCCTGGCTGTGGAGGAGGAATTATAGCAGAGCGAGACTTGCTGGAATCGGGAAGAAGTTTGTACTGCTGGCGACTTGCTGGAATCGGGAAGTAGTTTGTACCGGACTGCTGGCCACTTGCTGGAATTGGGAAGAAGTTTGGACTGCTGGCGACTTGCTGGAATCGGGAAGTAGTTTGTACCGGACTGCTGGCGACTTGCTGGAATCGGGAAGAAGTTTGTACTGGACTGCTGGCGACTTGCTGGAATCGGGAAGAAGTTTGCACCGGACTGCTGGCGACTTGCTGGAATCGGGAAGAAGTTTGCACCGGACTGCTGGCGACTTGCTGGAATCGGGAAAAGTTTGTACCGGACTGCTGGCGACTTGCTGGAATCGGGAAGAAGTTTGTACTGGACTGCTGGCGACTTGCTGGAATCAGGAAGAAGTTTGTACTGGACTGCTGGCGACTTGCTGGAATCGGGAAGAAGTTTGTACCGGACTGCTGGCGACTTGCTGGAATCGGGAAGAAGTTTGTACTGGACTGCTGGCGACTTGCTGGAACGGGAAGAAGTTTGTACCGGACTGCTGGCGACTTGCTGGAATCGGGAAGAAGTTTGTACTGGACTGCTGGCGACTTGCTGGAATCGGGAAAAGTTTGTACCGGACTGCTGTTAACTTGCTGGAATCGGGAAGACTGCTGGTGATTTGCAACTTTGTTTGAAGCGGATCCGAGCAAATCTGCCTCAGAAAGAAGGGAACTGAAGGTGGCCAGAGGGCTTCCGGTGTGTTGGACCTCCAGGAGATTTGTATTAAACTGTCCCAAGGCatcttcaatgactttgatcAAAGATAGTGGGATTTGCAGCCAAGTGAGGTTTGCAGTGAGCtgctcctattgagatttttTGGAAAGATTGATAGGAAATAGTATCTGTCTGGATTACTTTCAGGAAGGTTTTAGAAAGTGAAAGGATCGGGAGGGAACGTATAAAGGGGACCTCCGGAGAAAGGAGCGCAGAGGACTGCCAAGGCAGAAATCCGGCAGGATGTGGTTTATCTATGTGCTCAGTTGGCTGTCCCTGTTCATTCAGGTGGCCTTTGTCACGCTGGCGATAGGTGAGTTTTATGACATCTCCGTCCAGCAAACTTCTCTCTGATAAGATTGCTTCCTTCTTTCCCTCAGCTTAGCAGAAGTTCTCTCTATAATAGTTGGCTGTACTTGTTAGCTGGGTGAACTCAGATCCAAAATGTTTCCAAAGCCAATTACACAGATAATATTCTGTTTACAAAGTGACTGATCCGTATGGCCGGAAATTATCATCTCTGTTAAAGCGTTAATAAACCCAAAAGTAAACAATGTATTGAAGCTTACCAATTCttggatgtggtgactgcattatcCAAAACGAAAtagagagaagatagtcaccgctccaattaggtatgtggatgaatctgtatcctctcagagaaacccaggtgccggcaatgtacaaagcaattgtagaaagaaatgtttggacagccgcactctggaaaaaccttctcggttgccttttattgataagtgttcaaacaccacacatcacagcaaagacaggggcatacagctgacgtttcgcactacaatcagtgcttactcataggctatgagtaagcactgattgtagtgcgaaatctttatcaataaaaggcaactgagaaggtttttccagagtgcggctgtccaaacatttctttctacaattggtGACTGCATTAGTTATAATGTATAACTCTACACGGTATAGTGTCCCTTTCACCTCATCTAATCAGGTGAAGAGaatacaaagcattctctgaatgataACAAGGAATACCCAAAGAGCAGAAATTTGAGTTttaaggtgcagaaaaattgatcAACATCAAATtatcaaaaaaaatagaacattttattacatatataatataaaattactAAGAATAATCGGGCAAAGACAGCCCTGTGGTCACAATACAAAAGAATGGTTGCCTTTACATGTTTCACCACACACGTGGCTTCTTCTGGAGCTTCTGTAggactttttttaaatacaatatcACTAAAACCAAGAAAAACACACACTACATTTTACAATTAATAAACACAATTATATATGGGGACACTAAAGAGTCCCTATTCACTCAAATGTAACAAATATAGGTCATCTGGTGGACACATTCTCACCCTTTAATAATGATTATGGTTCCAAATAATCCCTAAACCCCTCCAAGAGGTCCGATGGGAGATGTCGGTGCCACAAACTGGAGGGAAGAAcaagtactagggttgtcccgatactgagtgtttgtgcgagtacttgtactcgcacaaatgctcccgatacttgGTCGGCGGCGAGCGGACTCTGGGCGGAGAGGGTGGGCGGCGTCAGTGGGCGGGTCTGGCGTCAGTGGGCAGAGCGGTCACCGTCATCTTGgcacaccctgcacttggccacaGTAACCCAGCAGctaacatcttgttacacccagcctacaagttcgggctgggtgtaacaagatgtctgctgatacttactgatgccgagtgcagggtgtaccaagatgggcgctgCAGCATAGCATTTCCTCATGTAATTTTTTGCTGCCTGGCAGTGCcagcagtgcccataagtgctgcctatcagtgccagccacctgtcggtgtcattggtgcccatcagtgccagccacctgtcagtgcccatcagtcaaactgtcacatggcattcaaaaaagtattggtaatcggtattaggggagtacatgaaaaaaagcatCGGtgcttgtactcagtcctaaaaaagtggtatcgggacaaccctaacaagTACCCTCTGGTTGAGCCTGCAATTTCATATAAATAGTCATTCGTAATGTTCACTGGATCATCTAAAAACAGATCTAATCATATTAGATGATCCAGGGAACATTACTAATGACTATATGAATTTGCAGTCTCCTCCAGTTTGTGGCACAGACATCTCCCATCGGACCATGGAGGGGTTTAGGGATCATTTGAAACCATAATCATCATTAAAGGGTGAGAATGTGTCCACCAGATGACCTATATTTGTTGTTACATTTGAGTGAATAGGGACTCTTTAGTGTCCCCATATATAATTGCGTTTATTAATTGTAAATTGTATTGTGtggtgttcttgttttttttagtgatattgggccagattcacaaaggagatacgccgtcgtatctctcagagtatctatgcggctgattcatagaatcagttacgcatagatagccctaagatccgacaggtgtaattgttttacactgtcggatcttaggatgcaataccgcggccgccactggggggagtttgcgtcgtaaaccagcggcgggtatgccaattagcagttagggcgatccacaaaggtttttcccgtcgtcgcaagttttagattcccgtcgcaaagatggGGCTgcttttaacatggtgtaaaattactccaccatgttaaagtatgcccgtctttccccacgtcgcttttgaatttgttTGTTTTCCTGACGTAAAtacgttacgcacatcgcgattctcaacacgtcggcgcgtcgtaatttcgcacaaagcacgtcgggaaacttgcgaccggagcatgcgcagtacgtccggcgcgggagcgcgcttaatttaaatggtacccgccccatttaaattgggccgccttgcgccggacgtgtttacgatacaccgccgcaagtttccaggtaagtgctttgtggattgggctgcgccgcaggtacgtgaatctggcccattgtatttaaAAAGGTCCTACAGAAGCTTCAGAAGAAGCCACGtttgtggtgaaacatgtagaggcagCCATTCTTTTGTATTGTGACCACAGGGCTGTCTTTGCCTGATTATTCttagtaattttatatatatgtaataaaatgttcatttttttttttttgataatttgaTGTTGATCAATTTTTCTGCTCTTTGGGTATTCCTTGTTATACATATTTAGGAGGTAGTGCGTTTATTATTAGGTTTTAATACTACTATATTCTCTGAATGATGCCCATGCTAGGTGGCCGACCTCCTGTATTCACAATGCATCAGGCTGGCCACTCCTCACGGGATGTGGACGGAAGTGGAGATCACTGCAGTAGTGATGTCTGCTAGTGGTTTCCAGCTTACAGGGCGTTGCCCAGGTACGATATATACACCCaatctggaccaatgtaactatgtaaaaatgtaCCATGCCTGGCATTCTTCtttattaaccactagctgacggccgtacgactttgtacggccgcagcgcggctctagatctctaacaggccgtgtttttactgccgcccctttcctcgttccccacgCGCAGCGGAGAActcctgtgctggccgtgtccctcggacacagccaaacacagatcgcggtaaatagccaatcacagcggctatttacagcgcgatctgtgcggccaatgagagatgatctcatatgtaaacatatgagatcatctctcattgccgactctccctcctcacacagacaccgcgtgtgaggagggagagcaaaCGGAGCAAAGAgcgatttgaaaaaaataaataaagtgacaaATCAGTGCCCCAggaccacctgtgcccaccagtactacCTGTGCCCAACAGTACTACCCGTGCCCATCAGTAAcaccgtgcccaccagtaccacctgtgcccatctgccacctcagtgcacatctgcaatcagtgcccacctgtgccacctcatcagtgcccacctgtgccacctcatcagtgcccacctgtgccgcagtcaatcagtgcacatcagtacccatctcatcggtacccatctcagtgccatctgtgccggttcattagtgccatctgtgccacctcattagtgcccacctgtgccgtctcatcagtgcccacctgtgtccaccagtacacagtcctcatcggtgcacatcggtacccatctcatcagtacctgcCTCAGTgttatctgtgccgcctcatcagtgccatctgtgggcatttgtactttcctggattGTTAGGGTCTCATGAAATGAgagaggccttcagtacatcagatgtgacaattttttatgatttgcactatagcttgtagactctaaaactttcacaggCCAAGTAATTTCCAAaaactttgggttatttttatcaaagacatgtagcagtaaaattgtggccaaaatttatgaagaaaaattaataatttgcaaaattgtatcacagaaactaagaaaaaatattttttttcNNNNNNNNNNNNNNNNNNNNNNNNNNNNNNNNNNNNNNNNNNNNNNNNNNNNNNNNNNNNNNNNNNNNNNNNNNNNNNNNNNNNNNNNNNNNNNNNNNNNgtattgtattttttttttttttttttggtttttagtgATATTGTATTTAAAAAGGTCCTACAGAAGCTCCAGAAGAAGCCACGtttgtggtgaaacatgtagaggcaacCATTCTTTTGTGACCACAGGGCTGTCTTTGCCCGATTTATCTTTAGTAATTTTATATTATCTATgtattaaaatgttgtttttttttttttttttgataatttgaTGTTgatcaatttttctgcacctttttaaaactcatttttctctcaagcgtcttccaggacagcccatgagacctagggctcctcctaccaggacaggaaacacgttaacccccaccagataaaagggcggtcctccaggccccatgccagtattagtgtttcctccggatggggggtaacatgtttcaggaacctggtcccctaggtctcatgggcagGGGCTCTAATGACCGTTCAAAGGGGTATGTATATATTTTGACTAACCTCCTTGCCATTAGCAGTTTTCCATGGGGAAGTTTTTGCTGCTGCCCTTGCTTCTTTGTGCCTGGAGAGGGCCAGGAccgggatggcgtcgggtcccttgCGCTGTTCGCAGCACAGGCTGTATGTTGGTGAGAGTGTTTCCCGCACACAGCATGGCTGATTCGTGCTGGGAAACGTGGAGCTCACTAGCGCTGGTAGGGGCGGAGCCTCTGCGCTTCAAGCTGGCTACAGGAAGATCCGGCGAGGGTCACTTCCGGGTCGCATGACGTCATCCTCGGGCGCCGGAGACATGGTTCCTGTCTCCATAAAACGGCGCGAAACGGGGGCTAATGGCTGCTGGTGATTTCTGGTAAAGACAGCACAGGCTGTAGGACTACCAGACGGACGGCATGGAGAATCCTGCGATAATCGCTCAGGCAACGGATGCAGTCCCC
This window encodes:
- the LOC120924550 gene encoding uncharacterized protein LOC120924550 isoform X1 — encoded protein: MVLEEFTLYETGSLRLKSALGKFPGCGGGIIAERDLLESGRSLYWTAGDLLESGRSLYWTAGDLLESGRSLHRTAGDLLESGRSLHRTAGDLLESGKVCTGLLATCWNREEVCTGLLATCWNQEEVCTGLLATCWNREEVCTGLLATCWNREEVCTGLLATCWNGKKFVPDCWRLAGIGKKFVLDCWRLAGIGKSLYRTAVNLLESGRLLVICNFV
- the LOC120924550 gene encoding uncharacterized protein LOC120924550 isoform X2, yielding MVLEEFTLYETGSLRLKSALGKFPGCGGGIIAERRLAGIGKKFVLDCWRLAGIGKKFAPDCWRLAGIGKKFAPDCWRLAGIGKSLYRTAGDLLESGRSLYWTAGDLLESGRSLYWTAGDLLESGRSLYRTAGDLLESGRSLYWTAGDLLEREEVCTGLLATCWNREEVCTGLLATCWNREKFVPDCC